The sequence CCCACTTGGTGTTCCAAGCCGTATGAATATTGGTCAAATTTTAGAGAGCCATCTTGGTCTTGTTGGTTACCGCTTGGGCGAACAAATCAATGAAATTTTTGAAACTAAAAAAGGCGAGTGGATAAAAGAGCTAAGAGCTAAGATGATAGAGATAGCAGGTGTTGCTAAGCTAATGGACGCTAAAAAAGCTCTTGGTAAGATGAGCGATGAGAAGCTTCTTGAATATGCAAAAGATTGGAGTAATGGCGTAAGATTTGCAACTCCGATTTTTGAAGGCGTTAAGGCTGACGAATTTGCAAAACTATTTGAGATGGCAAAGATAGATAGCGATGGTAAAACTGAGCTATACGATGGACGCACAGGCTCAAAGATAAGAGAACGTGTTAATGTTGGTTGTATGTATATGCTAAAACTTCACCACTTGGTTGATGAAAAAGTTCACGCAAGAAGCACTGGACCATATAGCCTTGTTACACAGCAACCTGTCGGCGGTAAGGCGCTATTTGGTGGTCAAAGGTTTGGTGAGATGGAGGTTTGGGCACTTGAGGCTTATGGTGCCGCTCATACACTAAGAGAGATGCTAACTGTAAAATCAGATGATGTTGAGGGAAGACTTTCTGCTTACAAAGCTTTAACAAGAGGTGAAAACGTTCCTGAGACTGGTATCCCTGAGACGTTCTTTGTTCTAACAAACGAGCTAAAATCACTAGCTCTTGATGTAGAAGTATATGATGAGGATGAGACAAATGAAACTAACTAATTTAAAACCAGTTGAGATAAAAGAAGAGCATAGACCTCGTGATTTTGAAGCTTTTCAACTTCGTTTAGCAAGTCCTGAGAAGATAAAATCTTGGAGTTATGGCGAAGTTAAAAAACCAGAAACTATCAACTACCGCACACTAAAACCTGAGCGTGACGGCTTGTTTTGTGCGAAAATTTTTGGACCGATCCGTGATTACGAGTGCCTTTGTGGCAAATATAAAAAGATGCGTTATAAAGGCATCAAGTGCGAAAAGTGCGGTGTTGAAGTAACAACATCTAAAGTTCGCCGCTCTCGCATGGGTCATATCGAGCTTGTAACTCCAGTGGCTCACATCTGGTATGTAAATTTCTTACCAAGCCGTATTGGTGCACTTCTTGGTATTAAGATGAAAGACCTTGAGCGTGTACTTTACTATGAGGCATACATTGTTGATAATGCTGGCGAAGCTTATTACGACAATGAAAATTCTAAAAAAGTTGAGAAATACGACGTTTTAAATGAAGAGCAATATCAAAGCCTAGCTTCAAGATACGAAGAGACTGGTTTTACAGCTAGAATGGGTGGCGAGGTCATCTATGACATGCTAGCTGAGCTTGATTTGATGGAAATTTTAAATCAGCTAAAAGAAGAGATGGAGTCTACAAATTCTGAGGCCAAGAAAAAGACTATCGTAAAACGCCTAAAAGTTATCGAGAGTTTTTTAAATTCAGGTAACCGCCCAGAGTGGATGATGATAACAAATTTACCAGTTCTTCCACCTGATCTTAGACCGCTAGTCAGCCTTGATGGTGGTAAATTTGCTGTTTCAGACGTAAATGACCTATATCGCCGTGTAATAAACAGAAATAGCCGTCTAAAACGTCTGCTTGAGCTTGATGCACCTGAGATCATTATTAGAAATGAAAAGAGAATGCTTCAAGAAGCTGTTGATGCGCTATTTGATAATGGCCGCAGAGCAAATGCAGTAAAAGGTGCAAATAAGCGCCCACTAAAATCACTAAGTGAGATCATCAAAGGTAAGCAAGGTCGCTTCCGTCAGAATTTGCTAGGTAAGCGTGTTGACTTCTCTGGACGTTCTGTTATCGTCGTTGGTCCAAAGCTAAAGATGGATCAGTGCGGTCTTCCAAAGAAAATGGCTCTAGAACTATTTAAGCCACATTTACTTGCTCGCCTTGAAGAAAAGGGCTATGCGACAACCGTTAAGCAAGCTAAAAAGATGATAGAAGATAAGACAAATGAGGTTTGGGAGTGCCTAGAAGAGGTCGTTAAAGACTATCCAGTTATGCTAAACCGTGCTCCAACACTTCACAAGCTTTCTATCCAGGCATTTCACCCAGTGCTTGTTGAGGGCAAGGCTATCCAACTTCACCCACTAGTTTGTGCGGCGTTCAACGCAGACTTTGACGGTGACCAAATGGCTGTTCATGTGCCACTATCACAAGAGGCTATCGCTGAGTGCAAAATTTTAATGCTTAGCTCAATGAACATCTTGCTTCCTGCAAGCGGTAAGGCTATCACAGTTCCTTCACAAGATATGGTTTTAGGAATTTACTATTTAAGCCTAGAGAGAAATGACGAAAAAGGCGCAAATAAAATTTTCTCAAGCGTTGATGAAGTAATGATCGCTGAAGAGGCTAATACTCTTGGTCTTCATGCTAAAATCAAGACTATGGTTGATAATAAGATCATCTTTACGACGGCTGGTCGCTTGATTTTAAGAGCTATACTTCCTGATTTTGTTCCTGAAAATATGTGGAATAAGATCATGAAGAAAAAAGACATTGCAAATTTGGTTGATTATGTTTATAGAAATGGCGGTCTTGAAGTAACGGCTGACTTTCTTGATAAGCTTAAAAATTTAGGCTTTAGATATGCGACAAAAGCAGGAATTTCTATTTCTATTGCTGATATCATCGTGCCAGATAGCAAGCAAAAATATATTGACGAAGCTAAGAAAAAAGTTCGCGAAATTCAAAAACAATACGGCGCTGGTCTTTTAACAGATAGTGAGAGATATAACAAGATCATTGATATCTGGACAGACACAAACAACAGCGTTGCAAGCGAGATGATGAAGCTTATCCAAAACGATAAAGGTGGATTTAACTCAATTTATATGATGGCGGACTCAGGTGCGAGAGGTAGTGCAGCACAAATTCGTCAGCTAGCTGGTATGCGTGGTCTTATGGCAAAACCTGACGGTTCGATCATTGAAACGCCGATCATTTCAAACTTCCGTGAAGGTCTAAATATAATGGAGTACTTTAACTCAACCCACGGAGCTAGAAAAGGTCTTGCAGATACAGCGCTAAAAACCGCCAACGCTGGTTACCTAACAAGGAAGCTAATCGACGTTGCTCAAAA comes from Campylobacter concisus and encodes:
- the rpoC gene encoding DNA-directed RNA polymerase subunit beta', coding for MKLTNLKPVEIKEEHRPRDFEAFQLRLASPEKIKSWSYGEVKKPETINYRTLKPERDGLFCAKIFGPIRDYECLCGKYKKMRYKGIKCEKCGVEVTTSKVRRSRMGHIELVTPVAHIWYVNFLPSRIGALLGIKMKDLERVLYYEAYIVDNAGEAYYDNENSKKVEKYDVLNEEQYQSLASRYEETGFTARMGGEVIYDMLAELDLMEILNQLKEEMESTNSEAKKKTIVKRLKVIESFLNSGNRPEWMMITNLPVLPPDLRPLVSLDGGKFAVSDVNDLYRRVINRNSRLKRLLELDAPEIIIRNEKRMLQEAVDALFDNGRRANAVKGANKRPLKSLSEIIKGKQGRFRQNLLGKRVDFSGRSVIVVGPKLKMDQCGLPKKMALELFKPHLLARLEEKGYATTVKQAKKMIEDKTNEVWECLEEVVKDYPVMLNRAPTLHKLSIQAFHPVLVEGKAIQLHPLVCAAFNADFDGDQMAVHVPLSQEAIAECKILMLSSMNILLPASGKAITVPSQDMVLGIYYLSLERNDEKGANKIFSSVDEVMIAEEANTLGLHAKIKTMVDNKIIFTTAGRLILRAILPDFVPENMWNKIMKKKDIANLVDYVYRNGGLEVTADFLDKLKNLGFRYATKAGISISIADIIVPDSKQKYIDEAKKKVREIQKQYGAGLLTDSERYNKIIDIWTDTNNSVASEMMKLIQNDKGGFNSIYMMADSGARGSAAQIRQLAGMRGLMAKPDGSIIETPIISNFREGLNIMEYFNSTHGARKGLADTALKTANAGYLTRKLIDVAQNVKVTMHDCGTHEGVEITDITESGELIESLEERVLGRVLADDVIDPITNEILFSEGTLLDEEKARAITEAGIKSVSIRTPITCKAPKGVCAKCYGLNLGEGKLVKPGEAVGIISAQSIGEPGTQLTLRTFHIGGTASTEQQDRQVIAQKEGFIRYYNLNTYDNGDKKIVANRRSAAVLLVEPKIKSTIDGKIEIEYAHEDVNIVIKGKKEEVKYTIRRNDLAKPNELAGVSGKIEGKMYIPYVSGDKVKENESIVEIIKEGWNIPNRIPYASELKISDGDPVTRKILADANGVVKFFILKGDYLDRVKDIKKGHKVTEKGFFVVVSDKDGREAVRHYIPRNSIIQVSDNDAVERATVVSLPEKDDKLIIAEWDPYSTPTIAEEAGVVSFEDIEPGYSATEQADEATGQRRLVINEYLPSGVKPAIIIATKKGNLIKYPLDPKTAIFVSSGDEVAQADILAKTPKAVAKSKDITGGLPRVSELFEARRPKNTAIVAEIDGVVRFDKPLRSKERIIIQAEDGTTAEYLIEKSRQIQVRDGEFVHAGEKLTDGLISSHDILRILGEKALHYYLISEIQQVYRRQGVAIADKHIEIIVSQMLRQVKIVDSGNTNFIVGDMVSRNKFKEENERIMNMGGEPAIAEPILLGVTRAAIGSDSVISAASFQETTKVLTEASIAAKFDYLEDLKENVILGRMIPVGTGFYKDKKVKIKEN